GCAGCCGGGTGTTGCGCGACCGCGGTGGCGGCGACGGCCACGCGCTGCTGCGGCTGAATGCGCGCGGGGGATTCGAGGATGGCCACACCGATCCACGTGCTCTTCTTGTGCACCCACAACTCGGCGCGCAGCATTCTGGCCGAGGCGCTGTTGAACCACTTGGGGCGCGGGCGCTTCGTCGCCCACTCGGCCGGCAGCCAGCCGCGCCCGAACCAGCAGCCCAACCCGCTCGGGCTCGAGGTGTTGCGGGAGGTGGGCATTCCCACCGAGGGGTTGCGCAGCAAATCGTGGGACGTCTTTGCCGCGCCCGGCGCGCCGGTGATGGACCTGATCATCACCGTGTGCGACAACGCCGCCGGCGAGGTGTGTCCGGTCTGGCCCGGGCACCCCGCGACGGCGCACTGGGGCTATCCGGATCCGTCCGCGGGGGATGCCCCTGACGCGGTCAAGCGCGAGGCGTTCCGCGCCGTGCGCGACGCGCTCACGCGCCGCCTGCAGGCGCTGGTGCAGCGCTGCCCGGACCCGGCGGACATGGCGAGCCTGCAACGGCTGGCGCGGACTTTGGCGGAGGAAGGCGTATGAGCGCGCAGTGCGAGGTGACGGCCAAACAGGCCGCGGGGGCGCCGATGAGCGTCTTCGAGCGTTACCTGACGCTGTGGGTGGCGATCTGCATCGTGGTGGGGATTGCGCTGGGGCAGTGGCTGCCCGGCGTATTTCAAGCCGTGGCGCGGCTCGAGGTCGCGCAGGTCAACCTGCCGGTCGGGCTGTTGATCTGGGTGATGATCATCCCGATGCTGGTCAAGGTGGACTTCGGCGCGCTGGGCCAGGTGCGCCAGCACCTGCGCGGCATGGGCGTGACGCTGTTC
This region of Tepidimonas taiwanensis genomic DNA includes:
- a CDS encoding arsenate reductase ArsC, with translation MATPIHVLFLCTHNSARSILAEALLNHLGRGRFVAHSAGSQPRPNQQPNPLGLEVLREVGIPTEGLRSKSWDVFAAPGAPVMDLIITVCDNAAGEVCPVWPGHPATAHWGYPDPSAGDAPDAVKREAFRAVRDALTRRLQALVQRCPDPADMASLQRLARTLAEEGV